A single Mixta calida DNA region contains:
- a CDS encoding IS3 family transposase (programmed frameshift), whose amino-acid sequence MSGKRYPEEFKTEAVKQVVDRGYSVASVATRLDITTHSLYAWIKKYGPDSSTNKEQSDAQAEIRRLQKELKRVTDERDIFKKSRGVLRKAVRLRYAFIRDNSCCWPVRLLCRVLDVHPSGFYAWLQQPHSQRHQADLRLTGQIKQFWLESGCVYGYRKIHLDLRDSGQQCGVNRVWRLMKRVGIKAQVGYRSPRARKGEASIVSPNRLQRQFNPDAPDERWVTDITYIRTHEGWLYLAVVVDLFSRKIIGWSMQSRMTKDIVLNALLMAVWRRNPEKQVLVHSDQGSQYTSHEWQSFLKSHGLEGSMSRRGNCHDNAVAESFFQLLKRERIKKKIYGTREEARSDIFDYIEMFYNSKRRHGSSDQMSPTEYENQYYQRLGSV is encoded by the exons ATGAGCGGTAAGCGTTATCCCGAAGAGTTTAAAACTGAAGCAGTCAAACAGGTTGTTGATCGCGGTTATTCTGTTGCCAGCGTTGCAACACGTCTCGATATCACCACCCACAGCCTTTATGCCTGGATAAAGAAGTACGGTCCGGATTCTTCCACTAATAAAGAACAGTCAGATGCTCAGGCCGAGATCCGCCGTCTCCAGAAAGAGCTGAAACGGGTTACCGACGAACGGGACATAT TTAAAAAAAGCCGCGGCGTACTTCGCAAAGCTGTCCGACTGAGGTACGCCTTTATCCGTGACAACTCCTGTTGCTGGCCTGTTCGCCTGCTCTGTCGGGTGCTGGATGTTCATCCCAGTGGTTTTTACGCCTGGCTTCAGCAGCCGCATTCACAACGCCATCAGGCAGACCTGAGACTGACAGGACAGATTAAACAGTTCTGGCTGGAATCGGGATGCGTCTATGGTTATCGCAAAATCCATCTGGATCTGCGTGACAGCGGGCAACAGTGCGGAGTAAACAGAGTCTGGAGACTGATGAAACGTGTCGGAATAAAGGCTCAGGTCGGATACCGAAGCCCGCGGGCACGTAAAGGCGAGGCCAGTATCGTGTCACCCAACAGGCTCCAGCGACAGTTCAATCCGGATGCTCCTGATGAGCGTTGGGTAACGGACATAACCTACATCAGGACCCACGAAGGCTGGCTGTATCTTGCCGTTGTTGTTGATCTGTTCTCACGCAAAATTATCGGCTGGTCCATGCAATCCCGGATGACAAAGGACATTGTCCTGAACGCACTGCTGATGGCTGTATGGCGGCGTAATCCCGAAAAACAGGTGCTGGTTCATTCGGATCAGGGCAGTCAGTACACAAGCCATGAGTGGCAGTCGTTCCTGAAATCACACGGCCTGGAGGGTAGCATGAGCCGTCGCGGTAACTGCCATGATAATGCGGTTGCAGAAAGTTTTTTCCAGTTGTTGAAACGTGAACGGATAAAGAAAAAGATCTACGGAACGCGGGAAGAAGCCCGCAGTGATATTTTTGATTACATCGAAATGTTTTATAACAGTAAGCGTCGGCATGGTTCCAGCGATCAGATGTCACCGACAGAATATGAAAACCAGTATTATCAACGGCTCGGAAGTGTCTAG